In one Podarcis muralis chromosome 7, rPodMur119.hap1.1, whole genome shotgun sequence genomic region, the following are encoded:
- the RPL22 gene encoding large ribosomal subunit protein eL22 — protein sequence MAPAKKLVTKGGKKKKQVLKFTLDCTHPVEDGIMDAANFEQFLQERIKVNGKAGNLGGGVVTIERSKSKITVTSEVPFSKRYLKYLTKKYLKKNNLRDWLRVVANSKESYELRYFQINQDEEEEEEED from the exons ATGGCGCCTGCG aagAAGCTTGTGACGAAGGGTGGCAAAAAAAAGAAGCAGGTTCTGAAGTTCACTCTAGACTGTACCCATCCAGTAGAAGATGGCATCATGGATGCTGCCAACTTT gagcaGTTCCTGCAGGAGCGGATCAAAGTGAATGGGAAAGCTGGGAACCTTGGTGGCGGTGTGGTGACCATCGagagaagcaaaagcaaaatcACAGTCACCTCAGAGGTCCCTTTTTCCAAGAG ATACCTGAAGTACCTCACCAAGAAATACCTGAAGAAGAACAACTTGCGCGACTGGCTCCGCGTGGTCGCCAACAGCAAGGAGAGCTATGAGTTGCGATATTTCCAGATCAaccaggatgaagaggaggaggaggaagaagattaA
- the RNF207 gene encoding RING finger protein 207, whose translation MSGGIFSPLENLCDLDNANCHPLVCFLCHEQYEHPCLLDCYHNFCASCLRGRAIESRLTCPLCGHQSIVRGNGLPPEDRLLKFLVDSSGDCEEEVQCANCDLQSTKQDLDAMYFCNTCHQPLCSKCREETHKARMFSRHEIVSLTKRIKDIHKKCSLHEELYIMFSTEKKSMLCINCFRDMPVESRAHCIDIETAYMQGCEKLDQAVMAVKELQTSTREAIVLLKAMIEEVRNSADEEETSINSLFSSMQEKLAERKKMLLKVVQSQYEEKEKAFKEQLAHLASLLPTLQVHLVTCSAFLSSANKAEFLDLGYQLMERLQKIVKLPHRLRPSQTSKINTEYRAEFAHCLEPLLLLAPRRSVVVNGAGIGPGMSNSNMMSGGPCSKTLLVSGCPSTCEKMSLAGSLVRKPTMHRYISTKVLLAEGGETPFTEHCRNYENMYRTLQIEIQNLKDQVQELHRDLTKHHSLIKTEIMSEILQKSLQMDVQIASEYSSVEMMRSVFEETWEETYQRVANEQEIYEAQLHDLLQLKQENSYLTTITKQIAPYVHSIAKVKERLEPRLQDTKEERNGQPESLLKIYDESPEAADVQHRPDLCSGLEEREGASEPKAESQILSPAAEDPLLKSKEYYRSKQKGRPESPPQPSGPRKSAKEADQETELLLC comes from the exons ATGTCTGGTGGGATTTTCTCCCCCTTGGAGAACCTCTGTGACCTGGACAATGCCAACTGCCACCCGCTGGTGTGCTTCCTCTGCCACGAGCAGTACGAACACCCCTGCCTCCTCGACTGCTACCACAACTTCTGTGCCAGCTGCCTACGGGGCCGTGCCATCGAGAGCCGCCTGACGTGTCCACTTTGTGG CCACCAGTCCATTGTCAGGGGGAATGGCCTCCCTCCAGAAGACCGGCTCCTGAAGTTCCTGGTGGACAGCTCTGGCGATTGTGAGGAGGAAGTTCAGTGTGCAAATTGTGACCTGCAGAGTACAAAGCAG GACTTGGACGCCATGTATTTTTGCAATACCTGCCACCAGCCTCTCTGCTCCAAGTGCCGCGAGGAGACCCACAAAGCCAGAATGTTCTCCCGCCACGAGATCGTCTCCCTGACCAAGCGTATCAAAGACATCCACAAGAAATGTT CACTTCATGAGGAACTCTACATCATGTTCTCAACAGAGAAAAAGTCCATGCTCTGCATCAACTGCTTTCGGGACATGCCCGT GGAGAGTCGAGCGCATTGCATCGATATTGAGACTGCGTATATGCAGGGCTGTGAGAAGCTAGACCAGGCCGTGATG GCTGTGAAAGAGCTCCAGACATCCACCAGGGAGGCGATAGTGCTCCTCAAAGCCATGATTGAGGAGGTCCGCAACAGCGCGGATGAAGAGGAGACATCTATAAACTCGCTCTTCAGCAGCATGCAG GAGAAATTGGCAGAGCGGAAGAAGATGCTTTTGAAAGTCGTTCAGAG CCAgtatgaagaaaaggaaaaagcctTCAAGGAACAGCTGGCACACCTGGCATCTTTGCTGCCCACCCTACAG GTCCACCTGGTGACGTGCTCTGCTTTCCTCAGCTCTGCAAACAAGGCTGAATTCCTTGATTTAGGCTAT CAACTGATGGAGAGGCTGCAAAAAATCGTCAAGCTGCCCCATCGACTGAGGCCCTCCCAGACGAGCAAG ATCAACACGGAATACAGAGCTGAGTTTGCCCATTGCCTGGAGCCCTTGCTGCTTCTAGCACCCCGTCGCTCCGTGGTGGTGAATGGAGCGGGCATCGGACCTGGGATGAGCAACAGTAACAT gaTGTCCGGAGGTCCCTGCTCCAAGACCCTTCTTGTGTCCGGCTGCCCCTCTACCTGCGAAAAGATGTCCCTGGCAGGCTCCCTGGTCCGGAAGCCCACCATGCACCGGTACATAAGCACCAAGGTGCTCCTGGCTGAAGGTGGAGAGACACCCTTCACCGAGCATTGCCGCAACTATGAGAACATGTATCGG ACCCTTCAAATAGAGATTCAGAACTTGAAGGATCAGGTGCAGGAGCTGCACCGCGACCTCACCAAGCACCATTCCCTCATCAAGACGGAGATCATGAGTGAGATCCTGCAGAAGTCGCTGCAGATGGACGTGCAGATTGCTTCAGAGTATTCCTCTGTGGAGATGATGCGGAGCGTGTTTGAAGAG ACCTGGGAAGAAACCTATCAGCGAGTGGCAAATGAGCAAGAGATTTATGAAG CACAGCTCCATGATCTGTTGCAGCTCAAGCAGGAGAACAGCTACCTGACAACCATCACCAAGCAGATCGCCCCTTATGTCCACTCCATCGCCAAAGTAAAGGAGCGGCTGGAGCCCAG GTTACAGGACACAAAGGAGGAGAGGAATGGCCAGCCAGAGAGCTTGCTGAAAATATACGATGAGAGCCCAGAGGCTGCTGACGTCCAGCACAG GCCTGATTTGTGCAGCGGCCTTGAGGAACGAGAAGGAGCCTCGGAGCCCAAAGCAGAAAGCCAGATTCTCAGCCCAGCCGCAGAGGACCCCCTGCTGAAATCGAAAGAATATTACAGGAGCAAGCAGAAAGGCCGACCTGAGAGTCCCCCGCAGCCGTCGGGACCTCGCAAGTCAGCCAAGGAGGCAGATCAGGAAACAGAGCTTCTCCTGTGCTGA